The Aliidiomarina minuta nucleotide sequence CTGCGGAGCATTAAACTGAAATGCAGTCATAGTGCCATTGCCGACGCTGGCCTGGTTTCCATCAAAAGGATAACCGACAAAAAACATGGGATAGTTAGAATCATCGGCTTTACCGTATGCTTTGGAAGACTCATCTTTCCAGCATACATCCAGCTGCATTTCAGCGAAGAGCGGATCATAAAATTTCAGGGCTCTCTCAATATCTTTGGTACCAACCATTGTGTAAGCGATCATCAGCAAAACTCCTTCTTAATTTCTGTAAGCAAAAATTCATGGGTTTTCTATATTCTGATGGAAAAAATCCAGCGTGCTTTTAACGGCAGCATTCATGTGACGACGGTGTGGATAAACCAGATACACCGGACTGGGTGGCGGCATGAAATCAGTCAGCAGCTCTGTCATAGTGCCCGCCTGTAGATCCCGGGCCACCTGATATCGAGGCACCATACCGATGCCGACACCTTGCCTCAATGCATTCACAAGTGCCTGAGAGCTATTAACTTTTAAACGTCCGGAAACCGGAATATGTAAGTCACTACCCTGCTCAACAAAATGCCAGTGCGCTCTATCCTGTTGAGCTGCAGGATCCAGACGGCCACCGATGGATGATCTTAAGCCGCTAAGTTACATCACACCTCTGCGGGCAAACGCAGCATAGGAACCATAGTTGGCGAGGTGCCATATTGAATGTTTCCGCAAATTTCAAAACCGTAGCGTTGATACAGTGCAATATTTCTGGGGTTTGAAGATTCAAGATATGCCTCGCTCCCCTCTTTATCGCATTGTTGCAGTGCGTATTTGAGTAATGCAGAACCATGCCCGTTTCCCTGACTGATGGGATCAACGCCTATCAGGGGGAGATACCAATGGGGCTTTGCCGGACGAAAAGAAGCGCTTTTCTCTATAACTTTGAATACGTCTTCTTGCTGCGAATCCGGAACTGTTTCTGCAATAATAGACGCTAGTCGCTCTTCATCCGGGTCTATGCCCGGTGGTAGCCATAACGCAGCCCCTTGTTTGTCGCCAGTAATATAGGCACTGCCCTGTGCAAAGGCTTCGCTTCCAAAGGCGCGTATAAAGCTGGGCATGATAGCAAGATACTGAGCCGCATCGGGCCAGCTCCATCGCGCCATGGGATCGCTGGCAAAGGCCAGGGCTATCGTATGAATAACAGCAGTCTCTTCCTCTGAAGTGGCTGCTCTGATGTCATGATTCAGCATGTTAATCCTGTATATTTTGCTTGTCAGTACTCTATAGACGAATCAGAAGCCTGCCTTTCGACATTCCTCTGTCAGCTATCAGTGACTTGCGCATGAAAGCCAACTGCAATTCGATTCCAGCCGTTAATTTCAATGACCAGCGCTGTTAAATTTGCCAGCTCTTCGTCAGTCAATTGCTCGCTAACATGCTGATAAGTTGCCTCAGCTACTTCTTTAGAGCCGGCAAGTAAGGTCAGACTTTCCGCCCAGCTTAAAGCGGCTTGCTCGCGGACTGAGAACAGCTCGGTTTCCCGCCAGCCCGCTAAAACATCCAGCCGGGTTTGGGCTTCGCCGTCCTCTCTGGCCTCTGCTGCATGCATTTTCATACAAAAAGCGCAGCCATTTAACTGCGAAACTCGCAGCTTTATTAAATGGACCAGTTTAGGTTCTATAACTTGCGCTGCGGCCTCACCTAAATCCAGCAGGCTTTTCAGCAGTTGCGGTTGCAGTTTATACAGTTGTGCCGTTGATAAACGGCTGCCAGATGCAGACATAATAGGTTCTCCTAAGTTCTCACAGAACTCTACTTTAAGCTGCGAGGCTCAGCCTGCCTTGTATAATTGCGACAACTTTCGCTGCCGATACTGGCCCGGACTCTGGCCACAGAACTGGCGAAACTGGCGTACAAAATGAGCCTGGTCGTAATAACCAAGAGAAAAAGCGAGATCCGTTAATCTCTGCTCTGGCCGGGTTCGAATCAGATAACGCGCTCGCTTAAGACGCTGCCATGTATAGAGCTGGCCGGGGGACACGCCGACATGCAGCTGAAACTGACGTTCCAGTGTGCGCCGCCCCACGCCTTTGCTTTTCAAAAAACTACGGATTTCCTGCGGTGCCCTAAGCCCCGCCTCCTGCCAGAACTGAACAGCCCCAGCGACAGGTGCACGCCTTTGCATATGCTGCAGGAAAAAGCTGTCCAATTGCTGGGTATTGAAAGGCCCTTTGTCTGAAACCAACTCACACAATAAAGATAACCATGGTAAACCAGTTAACCCACCCGCCGTTGCTTCCTTCACTTCAGCCATCGACAGCCCGAATAAGGCATAAAAACCACCAGGGGTGAAACGAATTCCCAGACTCTGCTCATCAGGACGCCATAATTGCTGACTATTCACTCTGCTAAGACTGAAATGACATGCCTCTGCCCTGGCATCCTGTAACGGTATAGTCAGAGTCGAACCGCCGTCAGGATACAGCCGATATGACTCTGACTCACCTTGTGGTCGTAATAGGTAGTAGTGCTCAATCCAGGGGCGAAGCGCCGGCGCCGGTCGCCGACTACGCCAGCCCAGTTGGGTTTGCTGTAGCTCACTCAAGCCGAATGCATGAAATGTCATTTGAATACCTCACCCCCCGGGGCCTTCCATATTTACCGCCCTTCCCCACTCATACATTGCCTTGGTATAGATCACTAATGTTAGTTGGTTGTCTTATCGTGAACCAATACACCCAGACAAGAATAGCCACTTGCAGCGGAGCCCGGATAAGTAGATAAACCGGTCCCCATTCATGGCCGCCCATAGGAATATAGTTCAGAGCCGCGTAAATATTCGCCGGGAAAAACAGAATCAGCACCGCCGCCGCTAACCATCCCGCGAGCCGCCTGTAATTTGAAATGAGAAAGCCCAGAGCAATGGTGAACTCTAGCAACCCCGAACCGTACACAAGACCCAAACGCATAGGCACCCAGGACGGTAGCATCTGAACCATAGCCTCGGTTTGCACAAAGTGACCGATGCCGGTAAAGATAAACAACGCACTCAACCCTATCGCGGCTGCGCTTCGGGTATTAAATTCACGATGGCTAGCAGCTGACATCCCCCAGGCCAGCAGGTAGGGGGTCATCATGAGAGCCAGCATAATGATGGGCGTTATCATAGATTAGTATCTCCAATTCATGTACCGATTGCGACTGAGCATGGTGCCTTGTATTACAATAACTACAGCAACCAGACCAGTAACATAAGACTCCACACCAGTTCCTCATGATGCAAGTACCAGAAGGCTGCTAGCAGCCCCGCATAAAGTATGCTTAAAGCGATAGCGACCAGCCCGATAACATAACGTTCCCAACTGATCCTTCGTGGTGAGAGCATCAGCACGAGCCAGGCGGGGATCGTTAATAAACCCGCAGCAGAAAAGAATAATTCAAGTGACATACCATTCCTCATCTAGACACTGTCTAGTTGCGACAAAAGCAAGAATAATTGCTAAACTAGACAGTGTCAAGAATATAGGGAGTCAACTAAATAATGGCCGCAGCTAACAAACCGGGTTACCACCACGGTGATTTGCGAACGAGTTTATTGAAAGCCGCAGAATCCGTTTTACAGGATCGGGGCATGGAGGGCTTTACGCTTCGCGAATGTGCTCGCCGCGCCAATGTTTCGCACGGCGCGCCAGCTCATCATTTCGGTGAGGTGCGCGGGTTAATGTCTGCATTAGCGACTGAGAGCTTCATGCAACTGGATAACTTAATGCAGCACCACAGAAAGGAAGCACCCAGCGACCCTTTTTCTCAGTTACAGGCTGCAGGGCTGGCTTATGTAGAGTACGCGAGTGCTCATCGGGCTCGCTTCCAATTAATGTTTCGCACCGACCGTTTAGACAAAGAAAACGAGAGGTTACAAGAGGCAGGCGAACGGGTTTACGCCCATCTGGACACAACAATGCGACAAGTCAACGAGGATGCAGGAGGAGACGAAAAGCTCCTGGCCGATAAAACAGCCCTTGCCTGGTCACTTGTACATGGTTTTGCTACCTTGCTGCTCGAAAACACCGATTTTGCCGAGCAGGTCCACGCTGACCCAAAAGGGCCTGGCAATATGATGAAACGAATCCTCAGTTTAAGCGGCCTCGCCCTGACCGCTACTTCACCGCCTGAGATTATAAAAAAATAAAACGCGGATCAGCTTATTACTTCATACTTCGAGGCTTATCTTCAGGTTGCCACAGCCCCATCCCGAATCCGTCAGGATCTACAAAATCAGCACTCCACCCACCGGGGGCTTCTTCAACCGGCGTAACTATTGTGACTCCTTTTTCCGAAAGTTCAGCCACTATGTCGTCAATACCACCGTCCGCCAGTTCAAAAACAAGCGCGGGTGTATTGCCGCGTTTGCCTTCCATCTGAAAAAATATAATATCAAGGCCCTCCAGGCTACCTGAGAGCCAGAAGGGATCGGCTCCTCCCTCACGGCTCAAATGAATACCCAGAACGTCCTGATAGAAAGACTCAGTGCGGACAATGTCGGAAACGTAAAAAACCAGGGATACGCGGTGCGGTTTAGGAAGCATTGTGACCTCTTTTTATATGGTAGAAAGCTTATTACTCTCTTGTTGCCGCGCCCGCGGATTTTGTGAGCATCTGACAATAAAAAGATGCCCATCTGGATCGTGACTGGCAAAAACGCCCCCGAGATTACGCAGAAGAGGCCTCAAGGCTTCGCGGATAGCTCCGTAAGAAAGGTTGAGGTTCAGGCTTGTCATATTCTCTGGAATGGCAATGTCACTGCGGGCGAAAGCCTTTCTAATGCCTCGAATACGCTGGCGCAAAGCTGCATCTGAGATAGAAAGAAGATAACTAATCTCAGTACGGGAGTGACCGGAAACAGCCAGAGCCGCCGTCACCCGCAACGCCTTCGGCAAGCTACGCAGAAAAAAAGCAATATCGACAGAAGGTGAAGAAGTCGGAAAATATTCTGCTGCTGAACAATCACTTTGCCAGTGTGTCTCACGAAGCCGACGCCTAAGCGCCGAACGAGCATCAAAGGCAGCACGTCGCTTTATGGCACCCATCATCCAGCGGCGATTTTCAGGTGCAGAAAAATCCAGCCGTCCAGCCGAAATAGCAGCAACCAACACTTCTTGTACAATATCTTCGGCCTCATTTTGCCGTCTCGCATAGCGGCGTGCAGCTTCTAGTAATAGCCTGTACGGTAGCTTCTTAACCATGGATAGCTCACCTTTTAAGTCACCTATGAACCTGACAATGACACAACCCGTTGTTGCTGTCATCACCCAGGTTATCGCGGCAGCAAGATGCAGACTGAGTGCTGCCATCAACAAGGCAAGCGCGCCCCCCAACTCCTGTGCCATCTCTGACATTGCCGACGCAGAACCGGCTTTTTCAGTCGAGCCAGATCTCTACATGCCGGCCATGCCACCCCTGCAATTGATCAACAAACTGAAACACTGGTGGCACGGCCGTCGACGTAAGGGTCAAATCCCATAATCACGCTCGACCCTGGCGATTCTGACGCGAAAATGAGAGTACCACTGCTGATGACCCAGCCGCTGAGCTTCCAGATGTTCCGTATTTTTCTTCCAATTCTTTATGGATTCCAGGTTGTCCCAGTATGAGACCGTAATGCCTAAGTCTTCCTTGACCGATTCAATGCCCAGAAACCCTGGCTGCTGCGCCGCCAGCTCTACCATACGGGTAGCCATATCGTCATAACCCTTGTCACCTGCAGTACGATGACTGCTAAAGATTACAGCGTAATAAGGCGGTTCAGGGGTGGGGGCTATATCTGACATTGAGTCCTCCGGGGATTTAATCCTTAGGCAACTATTCCTGAGGAAACTTATGAACAACCGGGTTTTCTATTACCGTATTGGCTTCGGCGCGCTCGATTATTTTGAGCAATACAGATTGAATCGCTTCATCTTCGCGGGCATCTTTTTCACTGCTAAAGCTTTGTGTTTGCGGTTCAGCACCTTCTTCCGATAAGAAAGTAATAACCACTTCTGTGGCAACCTCAGTAGTGTCACCGAAATAGTCCAAAGACACCTGCGGATAACCTTTAAAACCCCGTTTCACTCGCTTCGAAATACGCTTTTTTGCTTTATCCACATTCATTATTGAATCCTTTGTTTATTCATAATGGCTCCAGAGCTGCAGCACTTTCACCAGAACAGCTTTATTCCGCTTGCCCATGATAACAATTGGCTGATGGGACTCAGCGGTTTCAGCAATCAAGCGATAGGTTTAACTTTCAATCAAACTGTACGCCTTCCTGTACGTACGTCAAGACGGACGCTTTTACCCTGTCTTAGGCGGCACAACTGGGAAGCGTTTCAAAATCACTTTGCATATCATCATCCAATTTGGTGACATCCAGGTTTCTCAGAAATAAGAAAAAGTCTTCCTCATCACTGGTTTTTAAATACAGGTTCAGCCTTGAATCGCCCCAGGAAAAATCATCATCACGACAGGCAGAAACCAGATTCAAATCTATATTGCCAGCACCACCGTCGTGATTTCGACGGTACTCTTTTATCGCTTGCTGAGCGTTATACATGGTAAGTGCGTCTTCTTCTGACAGCTGCATAACTGTGATGCTTTCATTTTCCTTGAGGCCTTTTGTTAAACTATCAGGGAGCCTGTAGTCATCATTAATGATTACGGGAAACTGATGCTTAAAGCTGGTGTCAGGGTCGTCAGTTCGGAAGCTAAAATCTATAACGACATCACCGTCACGCACATTGAGTCCCTCAGGGGTTTTTACCGCAACCAGCAACTGCTGGGGGTCCATCTCCAATGGGTTCAGCCGGACCATTTTAATCATCGTGCCTATTGGAATGCTCGTGCATGCGGTAAGTAGAACCAGTACACCGATTAATAGAACTATTTTATTATTTGTCATCATTAATCCCAATTATAAGGAAGGTCAAAGCCACAACCTGCGATTTATGGGACCCCTGCTTTAACAGGAAGTTGCAATGCCTGGAAATGGCATTTAGGTGTTTATTTGGTCGAAGTCTCACATTCATTTACCAAGAAGGCCGACTAAAATGTATTCAGCTGAAATCATAATTGCAAGGACGCAGTGATGTTAAAATTATCTAAACGCCTTTTTCTCTATTGCCTTATTCATTGCACCTGCACTGTGTTTCCCGTGCAAGCTTCCATGCAGGCCCAGTTAGCACAGGTCTATGAGCAGACAAACGCCAGCCCCGTCAGTGACTATTTAGTCAGTGAAAAATATGACGGTGTACGCGCTATCTGGACCGGCGAACAACTGCTGACCCGCAATGGTAACCAGGTTCCCGCCCCCGAGTGGTTCATTGCGCCCTTACCTGACGTCTGGCTGGATGGTGAGCTCTGGACACAACGGCAGGATTTCGAGGCTTTGAGTTCCATTGTGCGAACCCAGATTCCTGATGATAATGACTGGCGCCAGATCAGTTATATGGTATTTGATATGCCTGATACGCAGCTTCCCTTTGAACAACGCTACAAAAACTACTCAGCCCTGATTAAGCAGATAGATGCTGCGCATATCAAGGCAATAAAGCAGCAGCGTTTTAATTCCCATCATGCCTTAAGCGAGCACCTGCAAGCCCTGGTTGAAGAAGGTGCCGAAGGCCTGATGCTGCATTTAGCCAGCGCCCACCATCGCCCCGGCAGAAACGATGCATTGTTGAAGTTAAAACCTTATTTCGATGCCGAAGCCGAGGTGATTGCGCATTTACCCGGCAGAGGCAAATACACAGATATGCTGGGTGCTTTACGGGTGAGAAATAAGCAAGGAATTGAGTTCTCGGTGGGTACCGGCTTCACCGATGCCGAACGCGCCAATCCCCCACCTATCGGTAGTGTGATTACGTACAAATATCATGGCTACACCAATAACGGCCTGCCACGTTTTGCCAGCTTTCTAAGGATTCGGGACGACCTCGAGTATGAGTGAAGAAAAAATCATTCTGGTAGTTCCAGCATATAAGCGCGAAACTGCCACTCTTCTCGCATAACGTGCAGGATAAAAACCTGCATCTCGTCTTCACGATAAAAAATGCGCAACGGGGACACTATTAACTCTCTGTAGATTGAATCAGGTAGCTCGGGGGGAATACGTCCAGATTGAGGATAATCTTCTAAGCACTCGATTTTTTCAAAAACCGTTTGAATCAAGCTGCGTGCCGCAGCAAAGTTGTCCAGGGCAATGTACTCAGCAACTGCATCCAGATCCTGCAATGCTGGCTCTGTCCAGATTACTTTAGCCATTTGCTCATTTTCTCTCTGGCCTCACTTTGACTGTGTGTATTTCCCTTTAACACAGCCCGCTCTCCCCGTGAAAGCCCTTCCAGCAATTCAAGCCGACGCTGCATAAACTCATAATCCTGAACATCAACAAGATAAGCTGACGGCTGGCCATGCTCGGTAATCAGCACCGGCTCCTTTGAACGATGAAGGTCGTCCAGGATTTTCGTAGCCTGGCGTTTAAGGTTGGTAACCAATTCAACTTTCATGAATTCACCCTGATTCAAATCAACTGTATCACTATAGTATCACTTCAAAAGTTGAGCAACCACGGAGGGGTAAGTAATATATGAACTTGTCAGTCTGAACATTAACGTGCAGGCAATGCATCCAGCGAAAGCAGGATTTCACGTGTGATCAGTTCTCGCTTGGCAAGGTCATCCATTCGGTTGGGGGTGTCTATATTAAGCGCGAAGAAAACCGGGCCGGCTGGCCATTCTACCCAGCCTACCCACCAGCCAATGCTGCCGTCCCAGCCCGTTTTCGCGCGCACAATCCAGTCAGATCCAGCCTCAACAATCATCAGATCTTTAACCAGTCTTTGATGTTCAACAGAGAAAGGCAGCTCATTGCGGTACAGTTGTTTTAAAAAAGAAATCTGTTCATAGGCGGAGATTGCCAGCTCGCCATCAATCCAGTAACTCCCTTCTTCTACTGAGGGATTTGCGTTGCCATAATCAATGCGCTCTAAATACTTTTGCGCAGCTTCAGTGCCAATATCTGCCGCAAACTTCTGATACACCCAGACCGCTGACATGCGCATAGCCGAACGTAAGTCCTGATCGCTGTTATATCCTGAGAAGCTTCGTTCTACGCCATCCCATTCAAATACCTCAAATTCATCCTGCACCACACCTGCATCCAGAGCGAATAAAGTATGGGGAATCTTGTATGTGGAAGCCGGGGAAAGTCGCTGCGACGCTCGATCCTGATCAAACACCTGCACAGTGCCATCGCTATCGCGCTCATCAACAACCACTATAGTGCCCTGAGCATCAAAGCTATCAAATACGCTTTCCCAATCAGAGCGTTCCTCACTCACCGCCGTTGTCGCAAAGGCCACACCCCCTATCAATAATAAGAACAGACTAGTTTTCATGTATTCTCCAAAGGGCAATCGCCCACAACTGAAACATGGCACAGGGATTTCCGGAGGA carries:
- a CDS encoding RNA polymerase sigma factor; protein product: MSEMAQELGGALALLMAALSLHLAAAITWVMTATTGCVIVRFIGDLKGELSMVKKLPYRLLLEAARRYARRQNEAEDIVQEVLVAAISAGRLDFSAPENRRWMMGAIKRRAAFDARSALRRRLRETHWQSDCSAAEYFPTSSPSVDIAFFLRSLPKALRVTAALAVSGHSRTEISYLLSISDAALRQRIRGIRKAFARSDIAIPENMTSLNLNLSYGAIREALRPLLRNLGGVFASHDPDGHLFIVRCSQNPRARQQESNKLSTI
- a CDS encoding antibiotic biosynthesis monooxygenase family protein, which translates into the protein MSDIAPTPEPPYYAVIFSSHRTAGDKGYDDMATRMVELAAQQPGFLGIESVKEDLGITVSYWDNLESIKNWKKNTEHLEAQRLGHQQWYSHFRVRIARVERDYGI
- a CDS encoding VOC family protein, producing the protein MLPKPHRVSLVFYVSDIVRTESFYQDVLGIHLSREGGADPFWLSGSLEGLDIIFFQMEGKRGNTPALVFELADGGIDDIVAELSEKGVTIVTPVEEAPGGWSADFVDPDGFGMGLWQPEDKPRSMK
- a CDS encoding type II toxin-antitoxin system RelE/ParE family toxin is translated as MAKVIWTEPALQDLDAVAEYIALDNFAAARSLIQTVFEKIECLEDYPQSGRIPPELPDSIYRELIVSPLRIFYREDEMQVFILHVMREEWQFRAYMLELPE
- a CDS encoding VOC family protein: MIAYTMVGTKDIERALKFYDPLFAEMQLDVCWKDESSKAYGKADDSNYPMFFVGYPFDGNQASVGNGTMTAFQFNAPQQVDRLYEIAMNCGGSSEGEPGYRPQYTEGFYAAYVRDPDGNKLAFVVYPKE
- a CDS encoding type II toxin-antitoxin system Phd/YefM family antitoxin — its product is MKVELVTNLKRQATKILDDLHRSKEPVLITEHGQPSAYLVDVQDYEFMQRRLELLEGLSRGERAVLKGNTHSQSEAREKMSKWLK
- a CDS encoding helix-turn-helix domain-containing protein is translated as MTFHAFGLSELQQTQLGWRSRRPAPALRPWIEHYYLLRPQGESESYRLYPDGGSTLTIPLQDARAEACHFSLSRVNSQQLWRPDEQSLGIRFTPGGFYALFGLSMAEVKEATAGGLTGLPWLSLLCELVSDKGPFNTQQLDSFFLQHMQRRAPVAGAVQFWQEAGLRAPQEIRSFLKSKGVGRRTLERQFQLHVGVSPGQLYTWQRLKRARYLIRTRPEQRLTDLAFSLGYYDQAHFVRQFRQFCGQSPGQYRQRKLSQLYKAG
- a CDS encoding GNAT family N-acetyltransferase — protein: MLNHDIRAATSEEETAVIHTIALAFASDPMARWSWPDAAQYLAIMPSFIRAFGSEAFAQGSAYITGDKQGAALWLPPGIDPDEERLASIIAETVPDSQQEDVFKVIEKSASFRPAKPHWYLPLIGVDPISQGNGHGSALLKYALQQCDKEGSEAYLESSNPRNIALYQRYGFEICGNIQYGTSPTMVPMLRLPAEV
- a CDS encoding LysR substrate-binding domain-containing protein; this encodes MGGRLDPAAQQDRAHWHFVEQGSDLHIPVSGRLKVNSSQALVNALRQGVGIGMVPRYQVARDLQAGTMTELLTDFMPPPSPVYLVYPHRRHMNAAVKSTLDFFHQNIENP
- a CDS encoding carboxymuconolactone decarboxylase family protein — its product is MSASGSRLSTAQLYKLQPQLLKSLLDLGEAAAQVIEPKLVHLIKLRVSQLNGCAFCMKMHAAEAREDGEAQTRLDVLAGWRETELFSVREQAALSWAESLTLLAGSKEVAEATYQHVSEQLTDEELANLTALVIEINGWNRIAVGFHAQVTDS
- a CDS encoding DNA ligase, whose protein sequence is MLKLSKRLFLYCLIHCTCTVFPVQASMQAQLAQVYEQTNASPVSDYLVSEKYDGVRAIWTGEQLLTRNGNQVPAPEWFIAPLPDVWLDGELWTQRQDFEALSSIVRTQIPDDNDWRQISYMVFDMPDTQLPFEQRYKNYSALIKQIDAAHIKAIKQQRFNSHHALSEHLQALVEEGAEGLMLHLASAHHRPGRNDALLKLKPYFDAEAEVIAHLPGRGKYTDMLGALRVRNKQGIEFSVGTGFTDAERANPPPIGSVITYKYHGYTNNGLPRFASFLRIRDDLEYE
- a CDS encoding TetR/AcrR family transcriptional regulator, which translates into the protein MAAANKPGYHHGDLRTSLLKAAESVLQDRGMEGFTLRECARRANVSHGAPAHHFGEVRGLMSALATESFMQLDNLMQHHRKEAPSDPFSQLQAAGLAYVEYASAHRARFQLMFRTDRLDKENERLQEAGERVYAHLDTTMRQVNEDAGGDEKLLADKTALAWSLVHGFATLLLENTDFAEQVHADPKGPGNMMKRILSLSGLALTATSPPEIIKK
- the blaOXA gene encoding class D beta-lactamase, which encodes MKTSLFLLLIGGVAFATTAVSEERSDWESVFDSFDAQGTIVVVDERDSDGTVQVFDQDRASQRLSPASTYKIPHTLFALDAGVVQDEFEVFEWDGVERSFSGYNSDQDLRSAMRMSAVWVYQKFAADIGTEAAQKYLERIDYGNANPSVEEGSYWIDGELAISAYEQISFLKQLYRNELPFSVEHQRLVKDLMIVEAGSDWIVRAKTGWDGSIGWWVGWVEWPAGPVFFALNIDTPNRMDDLAKRELITREILLSLDALPAR